One Candidatus Desulfatibia profunda DNA window includes the following coding sequences:
- a CDS encoding restriction endonuclease subunit S, which produces MNKMDFLKLKVLVPPIEIQEEIGKILTTVDYEIKMLEDYRNAVDKQKRGLMQKLLTGEVRVIV; this is translated from the coding sequence ATGAATAAGATGGATTTTTTGAAACTTAAAGTTCTTGTACCCCCAATAGAAATACAAGAGGAAATCGGAAAGATACTAACAACAGTTGATTATGAAATAAAGATGTTAGAAGACTATCGGAACGCTGTGGATAAACAAAAACGCGGATTGATGCAAAAGCTGCTTACCGGCGAAGTCCGCGTAATTGTGTGA
- a CDS encoding Fic family protein, whose translation MKLENFKSGVWRQQTQYKSFLPEKINHGWTWEDPRVNTLLEDATRALGELNALTIMVPDVDLFIRMHVFKEASQSSRIEGTQTRMDEALMPEKWIAPERRDDWHEVQNYVVAMNQALEELKTLPLSNRLLRNTHRTLLQDVRGRHKLPGEFRRSQNWIGGSSLKDAVYIPPNHEDVADLMSDLEKFLHNEAIDVPHLIRIAVAHYQFETIHPFLDGNGRIGRLMIPLYLVSKGLLRKPSLYLSDFFERNRSAYYDALTIVREANNMLHWMKFFLNGVVETSQGGVETFQRLLALRNDCEAKLVNLGRRAENGRKFLIYLYSRPIITVADVQGLLDIGHKPANNLVKAFVDLEILKQVPERQRNRLFTFEKYLSLF comes from the coding sequence ATCAAGCTTGAAAATTTCAAATCCGGTGTTTGGCGGCAGCAGACACAGTACAAGAGTTTTCTGCCGGAGAAGATCAATCATGGATGGACTTGGGAAGATCCAAGGGTCAACACCTTGCTGGAGGATGCCACCCGGGCGCTTGGCGAACTGAACGCACTGACCATCATGGTACCGGATGTGGATCTGTTTATCCGGATGCATGTTTTCAAGGAAGCGAGCCAGTCCAGCCGCATCGAGGGCACGCAGACCCGAATGGATGAGGCCCTGATGCCTGAGAAATGGATTGCTCCGGAACGGCGGGATGACTGGCATGAGGTCCAGAACTACGTTGTTGCCATGAACCAGGCGTTGGAGGAGTTGAAGACCTTGCCCCTTTCCAACCGGTTGTTGCGCAATACGCATCGAACATTATTGCAAGATGTTCGGGGCAGGCACAAGCTACCGGGCGAATTTCGCCGAAGCCAGAACTGGATCGGTGGCTCCAGTCTGAAAGACGCTGTTTACATTCCACCAAACCACGAGGATGTGGCGGACCTGATGAGTGATCTTGAAAAATTTTTACATAACGAGGCAATAGACGTGCCGCATCTTATTCGAATAGCCGTTGCCCATTATCAGTTCGAGACGATTCATCCCTTTTTGGACGGCAACGGCCGTATCGGACGACTCATGATCCCTCTTTACCTGGTCAGCAAGGGACTGCTAAGGAAGCCTTCGCTCTATCTCTCTGACTTTTTTGAAAGAAACCGCTCCGCTTATTATGATGCCCTGACCATTGTGCGGGAAGCAAACAATATGCTCCATTGGATGAAATTCTTTTTGAACGGGGTGGTGGAGACATCGCAAGGGGGTGTTGAAACATTCCAGCGTTTGCTGGCCCTGAGAAATGACTGCGAGGCAAAGCTGGTTAATTTGGGCCGGCGGGCCGAGAATGGCCGAAAATTTCTGATTTATCTGTACAGTAGACCAATTATAACAGTTGCTGATGTGCAGGGTTTGCTGGATATAGGCCATAAACCGGCAAACAATCTGGTCAAAGCGTTTGTTGATTTGGAAATCCTGAAACAAGTGCCTGAGAGACAGCGAAACCGCCTGTTTACTTTTGAAAAATATCTTAGCCTTTTTTAA
- a CDS encoding restriction endonuclease subunit R: protein MEEQAPFGKPDYELPSYLEKVQSQLPALHLLMQMGWQYLTPEETVQLRSGRLGSTILEPILVNHIRRHCCYEFKGATHPFTENAIQNAVQALKGFRATGATHQNEQAYDLLCLGTSVPQTVEGDTKSFTIDFIDWKNPE, encoded by the coding sequence ATGGAAGAGCAAGCCCCATTTGGAAAACCTGATTACGAGCTGCCGAGCTATTTAGAAAAGGTTCAATCGCAGCTACCGGCACTGCATTTGTTGATGCAAATGGGCTGGCAGTATTTGACGCCGGAAGAGACCGTTCAGCTCCGGAGCGGACGGCTGGGTTCAACGATTCTGGAGCCGATTCTGGTCAATCACATCCGTAGGCACTGCTGCTATGAATTTAAAGGCGCAACACACCCATTTACGGAAAATGCCATCCAAAACGCAGTCCAAGCGCTAAAAGGATTTCGAGCAACAGGTGCAACGCACCAGAATGAACAGGCCTATGACCTGTTATGTCTCGGAACCAGTGTGCCCCAGACGGTTGAAGGGGACACCAAAAGCTTTACCATCGACTTTATCGACTGGAAGAACCCTGAAA